One window from the genome of Candidatus Didemnitutus sp. encodes:
- a CDS encoding anaerobic sulfatase-maturation protein, whose product MPTPSRLTASPAQRPFHLLAKPGGALCNLGCEYCFYLEKTHLYPAAKNFRMSPAVLEAYIRDYIAAQPVPVVNFAWQGGEPTLLGVDFFREVVALQRRYADGRKIENALQTNGTLLDDVWGEFLAENQFLVGISIDGPRELHDAYRVDKGQRPTFDAVMAGLGVLKKHGVEFNTLTTVHRRNSPFPVLVYRFLREIGSGYIQFIPIVERTAPKAGAPEGLWLAPPPDHPGMENYDEHVMPWSVRPGDYGDFLCRIFDEWIQRDVGRVFVQQFDAALANWAGEPAGVCVYSEKCGGALAIEHNGDIYSCDHYVYPRYRLGNLLNESLASMVDSPAQRAFGEAKSATLPKYCRDCTVRFACHGECPKHRFLQTPEGEPGLNYLCAGYRKFYRHIDPAMSTMLELLRARRAPAEIMHLPRARWSSARRAKSGGTAH is encoded by the coding sequence ATGCCAACGCCGAGCCGCCTGACCGCGTCGCCTGCCCAGCGCCCGTTCCACCTGCTGGCGAAGCCGGGCGGCGCGCTTTGCAACCTCGGTTGCGAATACTGCTTCTATCTGGAGAAGACGCATCTCTACCCGGCGGCGAAAAATTTCCGCATGTCGCCCGCGGTGCTTGAGGCCTACATCCGCGACTACATCGCAGCGCAGCCGGTGCCGGTCGTGAACTTCGCCTGGCAGGGCGGCGAGCCCACGTTGCTCGGCGTGGATTTCTTCCGCGAGGTCGTCGCGTTGCAGCGCCGCTACGCTGACGGACGGAAAATCGAAAACGCGCTGCAGACCAACGGCACGCTGCTCGATGACGTCTGGGGCGAGTTCCTCGCCGAGAACCAGTTTTTGGTCGGCATCAGCATCGACGGGCCGCGCGAACTGCACGACGCTTACCGCGTCGACAAGGGTCAGCGACCGACCTTCGACGCGGTGATGGCAGGTCTGGGCGTGCTCAAGAAACACGGCGTTGAGTTCAACACGCTGACCACGGTGCACCGGCGGAACTCGCCGTTTCCGGTGCTCGTCTATCGCTTCCTCCGCGAAATCGGCTCGGGCTACATCCAGTTCATCCCGATCGTCGAACGGACGGCGCCGAAGGCCGGTGCCCCGGAAGGACTCTGGCTCGCGCCGCCGCCGGATCACCCCGGGATGGAGAACTACGACGAGCACGTCATGCCCTGGAGCGTGCGGCCGGGCGACTACGGGGACTTTCTCTGCCGGATCTTCGACGAATGGATCCAACGCGACGTGGGTCGGGTGTTCGTGCAGCAATTCGACGCGGCGCTGGCGAACTGGGCGGGCGAGCCGGCCGGCGTCTGCGTCTACTCGGAGAAATGCGGCGGCGCGCTCGCGATCGAGCACAACGGCGACATCTACAGCTGCGATCACTACGTCTACCCGCGCTACCGTCTCGGCAACCTGCTCAACGAGTCGCTCGCGTCCATGGTTGACTCGCCGGCGCAGCGCGCCTTCGGCGAGGCGAAGTCGGCCACGTTGCCGAAATACTGCCGCGATTGCACGGTGCGGTTCGCCTGTCACGGCGAGTGCCCGAAACACCGTTTCCTCCAGACGCCGGAGGGTGAGCCGGGGCTGAACTACCTTTGCGCCGGCTATCGGAAATTCTACCGACACATCGATCCCGCGATGAGCACGATGCTGGAGCTGCTGCGCGCCCGGCGCGCGCCGGCGGAGATCATGCACCTGCCCCGCGCGCGCTGGTCGAGCGCCCGGCGGGCGAAAAGCGGCGGCACGGCGCACTGA
- a CDS encoding ClcB-like voltage-gated chloride channel protein: MPLDRLYDASLQHLLKLLRWRVWLQEKLQPTEWQVTLLWAAAAGVLGALSALAFTSLTEGTHRLLTGSRAGIVESMRLLPWWAALGVPVLGGLITGAILRVGQKLLPGQSSTDYMEAISLGSGRLPVRASLTKIGAALFAIGSGASIGREGPLVQLAALLASLIGRWRRLPPPRARLLIACGGAAGIASAYNAPIGGSFFIAEIILGTIAMENLGPLVVSAVAAALTLRTLTNAAQLYAVPAFHLGSLWEIGPYVLLGLLTGSLAPLFLRSLRKAESFFVGLRLPLVLRLGLGGLLVGLVAMRIPEVCGNGYTVVVDILNGEIGWALLILVLACKWLATAASFGSGAPGGVFTPSLFMGASGGFLFGTAVHALWPAAAVDPRAFALVGMGAFLGAVCHAPLMAIIMLFEMTLTYDIVLPLMLCTVIAYYTAKGLWNHSLYSESLQRKAAEQPAADTLDGHAVETFMRTDPPSIRHDAPFSDIARLFLSERVNYLYVVTAERKFLGVVALHDIKPFLSEPAMAHVVIASDILHDDFPRVRIDESLGQALSRFLGVRAERLPVLAGDGRLVGSLAKSDLLLALVELQKHPRAGAPSLSGVAASQPIASEPASSREARLAAVRA, from the coding sequence ATGCCCCTCGACCGACTCTACGACGCCAGTCTGCAGCACCTGCTCAAGCTGCTGCGCTGGCGCGTGTGGTTGCAGGAAAAACTGCAGCCCACCGAGTGGCAGGTGACCCTGCTCTGGGCGGCCGCCGCGGGCGTGCTTGGCGCGCTCTCCGCCCTCGCATTCACGAGCCTGACCGAGGGGACGCACCGCCTGCTCACCGGCTCGCGCGCGGGCATCGTCGAGTCGATGCGCCTGCTGCCGTGGTGGGCCGCGCTCGGCGTGCCCGTGCTCGGCGGCCTGATCACCGGGGCGATCCTCCGCGTCGGACAGAAATTGCTGCCGGGACAGAGCTCGACCGATTACATGGAAGCAATCTCGCTCGGCTCGGGTCGCCTGCCCGTGCGCGCGAGCCTGACGAAGATCGGCGCCGCGCTCTTCGCCATCGGGTCCGGTGCCTCCATCGGCCGCGAAGGCCCGCTCGTGCAACTCGCCGCGCTGCTCGCCTCGCTGATCGGCCGCTGGCGCCGCCTTCCGCCGCCGCGCGCCCGGCTGCTGATCGCCTGCGGCGGCGCGGCCGGCATTGCCTCCGCCTACAACGCGCCCATCGGCGGCTCGTTCTTCATCGCCGAAATCATCCTCGGGACCATCGCGATGGAAAACCTCGGGCCGCTCGTCGTGTCCGCCGTCGCCGCCGCGCTGACGTTGCGGACGCTGACGAATGCCGCGCAACTCTACGCCGTGCCCGCGTTTCACCTCGGCTCGCTCTGGGAAATCGGACCCTACGTGCTGCTCGGGTTGCTGACGGGATCGCTCGCGCCGCTGTTTCTTCGTTCACTGCGGAAAGCGGAATCGTTCTTCGTCGGCTTGCGGCTGCCGTTGGTTCTGCGTCTGGGGCTGGGTGGATTGCTGGTGGGACTCGTCGCCATGCGGATTCCGGAAGTGTGCGGCAACGGCTACACCGTCGTCGTCGACATCCTGAACGGCGAGATCGGTTGGGCGCTGCTCATCCTCGTGCTGGCCTGCAAGTGGCTCGCCACCGCGGCCTCGTTCGGGTCGGGCGCGCCGGGCGGCGTCTTCACGCCGTCGCTCTTCATGGGCGCGAGCGGCGGCTTTCTCTTCGGCACGGCGGTGCACGCGCTCTGGCCGGCCGCCGCCGTCGATCCACGTGCGTTCGCGCTGGTCGGCATGGGAGCCTTCCTTGGTGCCGTCTGCCACGCGCCCCTGATGGCGATCATCATGCTCTTCGAGATGACGCTGACCTACGACATCGTGCTGCCGCTGATGCTTTGCACCGTGATCGCCTACTACACCGCGAAAGGCCTCTGGAATCACTCGCTCTACAGCGAATCGCTCCAGCGCAAAGCGGCCGAGCAACCGGCGGCGGACACCTTGGACGGACACGCCGTGGAGACTTTCATGCGGACCGATCCGCCGAGCATCCGCCACGACGCACCGTTCTCGGACATCGCGCGGCTTTTTCTCTCCGAGCGGGTCAACTATCTCTACGTCGTCACGGCGGAGCGGAAATTTCTCGGCGTCGTCGCGCTGCACGACATCAAGCCCTTCCTCAGCGAACCGGCGATGGCGCACGTCGTCATCGCGAGCGACATCCTGCACGACGATTTTCCCCGCGTGCGCATCGATGAATCGCTCGGGCAGGCGCTGAGTCGCTTCCTCGGCGTGCGGGCGGAACGTCTGCCGGTGCTGGCGGGCGACGGCCGCCTGGTCGGCAGCCTGGCGAAGAGCGACCTGTTGCTCGCCCTCGTCGAACTGCAAAAACATCCCCGCGCCGGCGCGCCGTCCTTGAGCGGCGTCGCGGCGAGCCAGCCGATCGCGAGCGAACCCGCGTCCAGCCGCGAGGCGCGCTTGGCGGCGGTCCGCGCCTGA
- a CDS encoding MFS transporter yields MSTPPASVSPAPRPVTLPEERVPWREKLAFGIGGILDNFGNAGLKNVANPIFNIVLGVSPALVGLMISISRVWDAFIDPLVGSASDNARTRWGRRKPFVAAGIVGCAVALPLMMFCPAGGSEASRFAWLMTTGLLFYAAYAVFVIPFNALAFEMTSDTHERTRVQAVKTIVAAISGVGIQWIFPLTQNGWLGDPVQSVRIVGLGLGVLYLLIGVVPLVTLKERLFRQATKQAVVPLRTSLPTALRSRPFRLLLLVIVLTHLGLNTVNALGIYVNVYYVHGGDAKAASIVSGWWGTVYLLSTIALTPVIAALSGRIGKRRALLVCLACVLTGSTLKWFLFTPAHPHWQLVIGVLLGPGLSGLWMLVPSMTMDIVDHEELQNGTRSDALYYAISAWVGKCGLALSLFLSGLLLVGLGFDAKLGAQQSATTLFWMRVCFAWLPALTVIVSLITVARFPLTTEKMLEVRAELLRRRQAAANA; encoded by the coding sequence ATGAGCACGCCGCCCGCCTCCGTCAGCCCCGCACCTCGCCCCGTCACGCTGCCGGAGGAGCGCGTGCCGTGGCGCGAGAAGCTCGCGTTCGGCATCGGCGGCATCCTCGACAATTTCGGCAACGCCGGCCTCAAGAACGTCGCGAATCCGATCTTCAACATCGTGCTCGGCGTCAGCCCCGCGCTGGTCGGGCTGATGATCTCGATCTCGCGCGTCTGGGATGCGTTCATCGATCCGCTCGTCGGCAGCGCCTCCGACAACGCCCGCACGCGCTGGGGCCGCCGCAAGCCCTTCGTCGCCGCCGGCATCGTCGGCTGCGCCGTCGCGCTGCCGTTGATGATGTTCTGCCCCGCCGGCGGCAGCGAGGCGTCGCGCTTCGCCTGGTTGATGACTACCGGCCTGCTGTTCTATGCGGCCTACGCCGTGTTCGTGATTCCGTTCAACGCCCTCGCGTTCGAGATGACGTCGGACACGCACGAGCGCACGCGCGTGCAGGCGGTGAAAACCATCGTGGCCGCGATCTCGGGCGTCGGCATCCAATGGATTTTCCCGCTCACGCAGAACGGCTGGCTCGGCGACCCGGTGCAGAGCGTGCGGATCGTCGGCCTCGGCCTCGGCGTGCTTTACCTGCTGATCGGCGTGGTGCCGCTCGTGACGCTGAAGGAGCGGCTCTTTCGCCAAGCGACCAAGCAGGCCGTCGTGCCGCTCCGCACCAGTCTGCCCACCGCGCTCCGCAGCCGGCCATTCCGGTTGCTGTTGCTCGTGATCGTGCTCACCCACCTCGGCCTGAACACCGTCAACGCGCTCGGCATCTACGTGAACGTCTACTACGTCCACGGCGGCGACGCGAAGGCCGCCTCGATCGTCAGCGGCTGGTGGGGCACGGTCTATCTGCTCTCGACCATCGCGCTCACACCCGTCATCGCCGCGCTCTCCGGCCGCATCGGCAAGCGCCGCGCCCTGCTCGTCTGCCTCGCCTGCGTGCTCACGGGCTCGACCCTGAAATGGTTCCTCTTCACGCCCGCGCACCCGCACTGGCAGCTCGTCATCGGCGTGCTGCTCGGTCCGGGCCTCTCCGGCCTCTGGATGCTCGTGCCCTCGATGACCATGGACATCGTCGACCATGAGGAGCTACAAAACGGGACGCGCTCCGACGCGCTGTATTACGCGATCTCCGCGTGGGTCGGAAAATGCGGCCTCGCCCTCAGCCTGTTCCTCTCAGGCCTCCTGCTGGTCGGGCTCGGTTTCGACGCGAAGCTCGGCGCGCAACAAAGCGCCACGACGCTGTTCTGGATGCGCGTCTGCTTCGCCTGGCTGCCGGCGCTCACCGTCATCGTGTCGCTGATCACGGTCGCCCGCTTCCCTCTCACCACGGAAAAAATGCTCGAAGTGCGCGCCGAACTCCTGCGCCGCCGCCAAGCCGCGGCGAACGCATGA
- a CDS encoding energy transducer TonB, producing the protein MKAKSLFLLSAALVFGSLPVMADEGLEAPVPVRMVPPKFPPEMRREGTGGVVTIKCTIDEKGNVTEPQVEKASNDAFVQPALDALRKWKFKPAKKAGAPIALKVSIPIQFSISDD; encoded by the coding sequence ATGAAAGCCAAATCCCTGTTTCTTTTGTCGGCCGCCCTCGTGTTCGGCTCCTTGCCGGTGATGGCGGATGAAGGCCTCGAAGCCCCCGTGCCTGTGCGCATGGTTCCCCCCAAGTTCCCGCCCGAGATGCGCCGTGAAGGCACCGGTGGCGTCGTCACCATCAAATGCACGATCGACGAAAAGGGCAACGTCACCGAGCCGCAGGTCGAGAAGGCGTCGAACGACGCGTTCGTTCAGCCGGCGCTCGACGCCCTGCGCAAATGGAAGTTCAAGCCCGCCAAAAAGGCCGGCGCGCCCATCGCGCTCAAGGTCAGCATCCCGATCCAATTCAGCATCAGCGACGACTGA
- a CDS encoding peptidylprolyl isomerase: MKKFAVLVSATALVAGSVFAQNNAAPAPAAAPAAAPAPVIAPDAVVISAAGISVKRAEFEEAVKGLPQQYQEYALGPGKKQFAEDFLRMKLLSAAGLQAGLDKDPEVVAQLNSLRDQIVASAQLKKMQEAVQVSDEELKKTYEARKGEFEKAKARHVLIAFKGSPAAQPGKPELTEEQAKAKAEELRAKIEKGEAKFEDVAKADSDDVGSGATGGLLGEFGRGQMVPEFEQAAFTTEVGKLSPVIRTQYGYHFLKVDERGVTPFEEAKVTLERAERTAKLQAESKKLVEDAKPTFDEAYFGK, from the coding sequence ATGAAGAAATTCGCTGTGCTCGTTTCTGCCACCGCGCTCGTCGCGGGTTCGGTTTTCGCCCAGAATAACGCCGCGCCGGCTCCGGCCGCCGCGCCCGCCGCCGCTCCCGCGCCGGTCATCGCGCCCGATGCGGTCGTGATTTCCGCCGCCGGCATCAGCGTGAAGCGCGCCGAGTTCGAGGAGGCGGTCAAGGGCCTGCCGCAGCAATACCAGGAATACGCGCTCGGGCCGGGCAAGAAGCAGTTCGCGGAGGATTTCCTGCGCATGAAGCTGCTCTCCGCCGCCGGTCTCCAGGCTGGTCTCGACAAGGATCCGGAAGTCGTCGCGCAGTTGAACAGCCTCCGCGACCAGATCGTGGCTTCCGCGCAGCTGAAGAAGATGCAGGAAGCCGTGCAGGTTTCCGACGAGGAGCTGAAGAAGACCTACGAGGCGCGCAAGGGCGAGTTCGAGAAGGCGAAGGCGCGCCACGTGTTGATCGCGTTCAAGGGCAGCCCCGCCGCGCAGCCGGGCAAGCCGGAGCTCACCGAGGAGCAGGCGAAGGCCAAGGCCGAGGAACTCCGCGCCAAGATCGAAAAGGGCGAGGCGAAGTTCGAGGACGTCGCGAAGGCCGACTCCGACGACGTCGGCTCCGGCGCGACCGGCGGTCTCCTCGGCGAATTCGGCCGCGGCCAGATGGTGCCGGAGTTCGAGCAGGCGGCGTTTACGACCGAGGTCGGCAAGCTCAGCCCGGTCATCCGCACGCAATACGGCTATCATTTCCTCAAGGTCGACGAGCGCGGCGTCACGCCGTTCGAGGAGGCGAAGGTCACGCTCGAGCGTGCCGAGCGCACCGCGAAGCTGCAGGCCGAGAGCAAGAAGCTGGTCGAGGACGCGAAGCCGACGTTCGACGAGGCCTATTTTGGCAAGTAA
- a CDS encoding TonB family protein produces MKTSPLFLATFLALLTPAFAEVRGLRIKERIDPVFPTEVTLEGLTRGTVHCLIDIDATGKVEDVLITAYTHRSFGRVVREAVRQWRFEPALLDGKPVAAQTALEFTIEGVGCVVTLDNNTYLSQRFEALLGPTYAFHPYTLRDLDAIPVPQKTVMPFYPTELAARLRGQVRVDFFIDETGRVRVPLAQPDAPAELAAAAMEAVRQWQFAPPLRHGDPVLVRASQEFHFTP; encoded by the coding sequence ATGAAAACCTCCCCGCTTTTCCTCGCCACCTTCCTCGCGCTGCTCACGCCCGCCTTCGCCGAGGTGCGGGGCTTGCGCATCAAGGAGCGCATCGATCCGGTGTTCCCCACCGAGGTGACGCTCGAAGGTCTCACGCGCGGCACGGTGCATTGCCTCATCGACATCGACGCGACCGGCAAGGTCGAGGACGTGCTCATCACCGCCTACACGCACCGCTCGTTCGGCCGCGTGGTGCGCGAAGCCGTGCGCCAATGGCGCTTCGAGCCCGCGTTGCTCGACGGCAAGCCCGTCGCCGCGCAGACGGCGCTCGAGTTCACCATCGAAGGCGTCGGCTGCGTCGTAACTCTCGATAACAACACCTATCTCAGCCAGCGCTTCGAAGCGCTGCTCGGTCCGACCTACGCGTTCCACCCCTACACGCTGCGCGATCTCGATGCGATCCCGGTGCCGCAAAAGACGGTGATGCCGTTCTATCCGACGGAGCTCGCGGCGCGGTTGCGCGGCCAGGTGCGCGTCGACTTCTTCATCGACGAAACCGGACGCGTGCGCGTGCCGCTCGCGCAGCCGGATGCGCCGGCCGAGCTCGCCGCTGCCGCCATGGAGGCCGTCCGCCAGTGGCAATTCGCCCCACCGCTCCGTCACGGCGATCCGGTCCTCGTCCGCGCCAGCCAGGAATTCCACTTCACTCCCTGA
- a CDS encoding RNA polymerase sigma factor, translated as MPADSAADRADLLALQQGDTAALERLVARWEQPLTAFAWRYLRNATDARELALETFVRLHEKRATLRPDTNLSAWLFTTLTNLCHNRHRWWRRHPSTSLDASAGGELIPFADAAPAPDANLEQSEALAALDAAIAGLPHDLRTTLLLHHFERLSYREIAGIVGCSERGVETRLYRARQALRAALRAGEPFASAR; from the coding sequence GTGCCCGCCGACTCCGCCGCCGATCGCGCCGATCTCCTCGCCCTGCAACAAGGCGACACCGCCGCGCTCGAACGCCTCGTCGCACGCTGGGAGCAGCCGTTGACCGCCTTCGCCTGGCGCTACCTGCGCAACGCGACCGACGCGCGCGAGCTGGCGCTCGAGACCTTCGTCCGCCTGCACGAGAAACGCGCGACGCTGCGCCCGGACACGAATCTGAGCGCGTGGCTCTTCACCACGCTCACGAATCTCTGCCACAACCGCCATCGCTGGTGGCGTCGTCATCCGTCCACCAGTCTCGACGCGAGCGCGGGCGGAGAGCTGATCCCGTTTGCCGACGCAGCGCCGGCGCCCGACGCGAACCTCGAGCAAAGCGAGGCGCTCGCCGCGCTCGATGCCGCCATCGCCGGTTTGCCGCACGATCTGCGCACGACGCTGCTGCTGCACCATTTCGAGCGGCTTTCGTATCGCGAGATCGCCGGCATCGTCGGTTGCAGCGAACGCGGAGTCGAAACCCGCCTCTACCGTGCGCGCCAGGCCCTGCGAGCGGCGCTGCGCGCCGGCGAGCCGTTCGCCTCCGCGCGCTGA